From one Parabacteroides sp. FAFU027 genomic stretch:
- the secDF gene encoding protein translocase subunit SecDF, giving the protein MLNRGFVRVFSVLLTLVCLFYLSFSVVTHHYAKQAEEASHGDRVKMSQYIDSLSSQKVWLGYTLKECREMEINLGLDLKGGMNVILELNVADVLKSFSGYNQDENFNKALAAASARQMKEQGNYIDFFAQEYKKLEPNARLAALFSFQFKDKISTTSSDAEVIKVLKTELESAISNSFNVLRTRIDRFGVVAPNIQRLEQDGRILVELPGVKEPERVRKLLQGSANLEFWTTYNLEEVYQNLMTANNVIRDLKKSKKGAVAEVTDSTKVSADSTKTASADTTGTSEKALLAKIKSKAQGQGAGEQAAGKNDKDIKAQYPLLSLMSMQGLQPKSPVVGIAHYRDTAQIGAFLRMKAVRDVMPRNVQFRWTVKAIDKNEQFYQLVAIKVINRNGKAPLSGDVVTDANADFEQHGANASVSMTMDAEGAKEWARLTKENIGKSIAIVLDNYVYSFPRVNDEITGGRSSITGNFTPDEAKDLANVLKSGKMAASVRIVQEDIVGPSLGKEAIHNGLLSCGIALLLIFIYMISVYGVIPGLIANAALIVNLFFTMGILASFQSVLTLSGIAGLVLALAIAVDANVLIYERTKEEMRGGKPVRKAVEEGYKHAFAAIFDSNLTSIITGIILFYFGTGVIKGFATTTIIGIVCSFFTSVFLTRLMYESAFAKGKFNDLTFTTKAFKNIFVNPTYKWVAVRKKGYMASAILGLVIVASFVFNGLKPGIDFTGGRNYIIRFDKPVETAKITDDLKPFFGDYAVGAITIGSSNQIRVTTNYRIAENDPAIDTEINQKFYQGLKPLLPAGTTMEQFVSNNIVSSQKVGPAIAKDILQGAIWAVFFAVIAMGIYIFVRFRDMAFSVGTIASLLHDTLIIVGVYSFFYKIVPFSMDVDQSFIAAVLTVIGYSVNDTVIIFDRIREIMHNYPKRDLKRLMDDSLNSTLSRTMSTSLCTSIVLLCIFILGGDTIRSFTFAMFIGVVIGTYSTFFIAMPVAYEMMKRKHKKQEVEGA; this is encoded by the coding sequence ATGTTAAACAGAGGATTCGTAAGAGTATTTTCGGTATTGCTTACCTTAGTCTGCTTATTCTACCTCTCTTTTTCGGTGGTAACGCATCATTATGCCAAACAGGCAGAAGAGGCATCTCACGGAGACAGAGTAAAAATGAGCCAGTATATTGACTCGCTTTCTTCTCAGAAAGTGTGGTTGGGCTATACCTTGAAAGAATGCCGTGAAATGGAAATTAATTTGGGTCTTGACCTGAAAGGTGGTATGAACGTTATTCTGGAACTTAATGTTGCAGATGTATTGAAATCGTTCTCCGGTTACAATCAGGATGAGAATTTCAACAAGGCCCTGGCGGCAGCATCTGCCCGCCAAATGAAAGAACAGGGTAACTATATTGACTTCTTTGCTCAGGAGTACAAGAAGTTGGAGCCAAATGCACGATTGGCAGCATTGTTTAGTTTCCAGTTTAAAGATAAAATCTCGACTACCAGCTCGGATGCAGAAGTAATCAAAGTTCTGAAAACCGAGCTTGAAAGTGCAATCAGCAACTCTTTCAACGTACTTCGTACCCGTATCGACCGCTTTGGTGTGGTTGCGCCGAACATTCAGCGTCTGGAGCAGGATGGTCGTATCCTGGTCGAGCTTCCGGGTGTTAAAGAGCCGGAACGTGTGCGCAAACTGCTTCAGGGTAGCGCTAACCTCGAATTCTGGACAACATACAATCTGGAAGAGGTTTACCAAAACCTGATGACTGCGAATAACGTTATCCGTGACCTCAAGAAATCGAAAAAAGGAGCTGTAGCTGAAGTAACAGATTCAACTAAAGTTTCAGCCGATTCGACTAAAACAGCTTCAGCTGACACTACGGGGACTTCTGAAAAAGCACTTTTGGCAAAAATCAAAAGTAAAGCACAAGGTCAGGGAGCCGGAGAACAAGCTGCAGGTAAAAACGACAAAGATATTAAAGCTCAATATCCTTTGCTCTCTTTGATGAGCATGCAGGGATTGCAGCCCAAAAGTCCGGTTGTTGGTATCGCTCACTACCGTGACACAGCTCAGATCGGAGCATTCCTTCGTATGAAAGCGGTTCGTGACGTAATGCCACGTAACGTTCAGTTCCGTTGGACTGTTAAAGCTATTGATAAGAATGAGCAATTCTATCAACTGGTAGCTATCAAGGTAATTAACCGTAACGGTAAAGCACCTTTGAGTGGCGATGTGGTAACTGATGCAAATGCAGACTTCGAGCAACATGGCGCTAACGCCAGCGTAAGCATGACTATGGATGCTGAAGGAGCTAAAGAATGGGCTCGTCTGACTAAAGAGAATATCGGCAAATCAATTGCAATTGTTCTTGATAATTATGTATATTCTTTCCCTCGCGTGAACGATGAAATCACTGGTGGACGTTCCTCAATTACCGGAAACTTTACACCGGATGAAGCAAAAGACTTGGCAAACGTATTGAAGTCAGGTAAAATGGCTGCTTCCGTGAGAATCGTACAGGAAGATATCGTAGGTCCTTCTTTGGGTAAAGAAGCTATTCATAATGGATTGCTTTCTTGCGGTATTGCCTTGCTGTTGATCTTTATTTATATGATCAGTGTCTATGGAGTTATTCCTGGATTGATTGCAAATGCAGCACTGATTGTGAACCTCTTCTTTACTATGGGTATTCTGGCGTCCTTCCAGTCAGTACTGACTCTGTCAGGTATTGCCGGTTTGGTATTGGCGCTGGCAATTGCTGTGGATGCGAACGTACTTATCTACGAACGAACTAAAGAAGAGATGCGTGGAGGAAAACCGGTTCGCAAAGCCGTAGAAGAAGGATACAAACATGCTTTTGCTGCTATCTTTGACTCGAACTTAACTTCGATCATTACGGGTATTATCCTGTTCTACTTCGGTACAGGTGTAATTAAAGGATTTGCGACAACAACCATTATCGGTATCGTCTGTTCATTCTTTACCTCTGTGTTCCTGACTCGTTTGATGTACGAAAGTGCATTTGCTAAAGGTAAATTCAATGACCTGACCTTTACAACCAAGGCTTTCAAAAATATCTTTGTAAATCCGACTTACAAATGGGTTGCAGTTCGTAAGAAAGGTTATATGGCTTCAGCTATCCTTGGATTAGTTATTGTGGCTTCATTCGTTTTCAATGGATTGAAACCGGGTATTGACTTTACAGGTGGTCGTAACTATATTATTCGTTTTGATAAACCGGTAGAAACTGCTAAAATCACAGACGATCTGAAACCTTTCTTTGGTGATTACGCTGTTGGAGCTATCACGATTGGTTCAAGCAACCAGATACGTGTAACAACCAACTACCGTATAGCAGAGAATGATCCTGCAATTGACACAGAGATTAACCAGAAGTTCTATCAGGGACTCAAACCTTTATTGCCAGCCGGAACGACAATGGAGCAATTTGTTTCTAATAATATCGTAAGTTCTCAAAAGGTAGGTCCTGCAATTGCTAAGGATATTCTTCAGGGAGCGATCTGGGCAGTATTCTTTGCGGTGATTGCAATGGGTATTTATATCTTTGTCCGTTTCCGTGATATGGCATTTAGTGTGGGTACGATTGCATCATTGCTTCACGATACATTAATTATTGTCGGTGTGTACTCGTTCTTCTATAAGATTGTACCGTTCTCTATGGATGTGGACCAGTCGTTTATCGCTGCGGTGTTGACCGTAATCGGTTATTCTGTAAATGACACGGTGATCATCTTTGACCGTATCCGTGAGATTATGCACAACTATCCGAAACGTGACCTGAAACGACTGATGGATGACTCATTGAACTCGACTCTGTCTCGTACCATGAGTACTTCATTATGTACGTCGATCGTATTGCTTTGTATCTTCATCCTTGGTGGTGATACCATCCGAAGCTTTACCTTTGCGATGTTTATCGGGGTGGTAATCGGTACATATTCTACATTCTTCATTGCGATGCCGGTGGCTTACGAAATGATGAAACGTAAACATAAAAAACAGGAAGTAGAAGGCGCTTAA
- a CDS encoding phosphatase PAP2 family protein, with protein MANRLPIRFLAVEKITFAYILFTTILILSVMGRLANPLELVGLRLMIAVTIFILAYFNSLRHWWVVKLARYAFVGALLSFWYPDTYEINRALINHDYLLAGWEQMIFGCQPALLFRQAIPQHWFSELVNMGYFAYYPIILGSSLYFFFFGKKHFEHFFFVVLCSFYIYYIIYILFPTAGPQYYFPAIGLENVHAGIFPEVGRYFNYHSTLNETANNSGIFFKMVEHTQQVGERPTAAFPSSHVGISTLILLLIWRKRRYRLLAAIIPFYICLVMATVYIEAHYLIDVIAGLITAGLFYYLSNVLFVYFNKRYHGLMEHAEFFEKRKPYWKTKSIE; from the coding sequence ATGGCTAACAGACTCCCTATCCGATTTCTTGCAGTTGAGAAAATCACATTTGCATATATCCTTTTTACTACCATCCTTATTCTTAGTGTGATGGGCCGATTGGCCAATCCGCTTGAACTGGTGGGATTGCGCCTGATGATTGCTGTGACCATTTTTATCCTCGCTTACTTCAATTCGCTTCGTCACTGGTGGGTAGTTAAGCTGGCAAGATACGCTTTTGTAGGGGCTTTGCTTTCCTTTTGGTATCCCGATACCTATGAGATAAACCGGGCACTGATTAACCATGACTATTTATTGGCGGGGTGGGAGCAGATGATTTTTGGGTGTCAGCCGGCTTTGTTGTTTCGGCAGGCAATTCCGCAGCACTGGTTTAGTGAGTTGGTTAATATGGGCTATTTTGCCTATTATCCGATTATTCTCGGCTCTAGCCTCTATTTCTTTTTTTTCGGGAAAAAGCATTTCGAGCACTTCTTTTTTGTAGTACTTTGCTCATTTTACATTTACTACATCATCTATATTCTGTTTCCGACTGCCGGTCCACAGTATTATTTCCCCGCGATAGGACTTGAAAATGTACATGCCGGAATCTTCCCTGAAGTGGGACGCTATTTTAATTACCATTCTACTTTAAATGAGACGGCTAATAATTCGGGTATCTTTTTTAAGATGGTTGAACATACACAACAGGTGGGAGAACGTCCTACCGCTGCGTTTCCGAGCTCTCATGTCGGTATTTCAACCCTGATTTTACTTCTGATCTGGCGTAAGCGTCGCTATAGGTTGCTGGCAGCCATTATACCTTTTTATATTTGCCTGGTAATGGCAACGGTTTACATTGAAGCTCATTATCTGATCGATGTGATTGCCGGATTGATTACAGCCGGGTTATTTTATTACCTGAGCAATGTGTTATTCGTCTATTTTAACAAAAGGTATCACGGATTGATGGAGCATGCTGAGTTTTTCGAAAAGAGAAAACCGTACTGGAAAACGAAAAGCATTGAGTAA
- a CDS encoding NAD-dependent epimerase/dehydratase family protein: MSKILITGASGFIGSFIVEEALRRGYEVWAGIRSTSSREYLQDSRIKFIDLNFGSRDKLIGQLHDCRKEFGGWDYVVHNMGATKVAKPEDFDRINFHFTQNLVEGLRMAGIQPKKFIYMSSLSVCGPFDEVTMQPIQPDYLPQPNTAYGLSKRKAEQYLENLKDFPYVILRPTGVYGPREKDYFLMIKTIKAGFDLGMGRVPQLLSFIYVKDLARVVFLAIESPVTGRSYFISDGKSYLASDFRELVQRYLPKKRVIAVTLPLHIVKVVSLCAQKWASLFGKVSTLNADKYKIMKQRNWLCDISSLQSELGFVPEYDLSKGLEESIQWYKQQHWL; the protein is encoded by the coding sequence ATGAGTAAGATATTAATCACCGGAGCCAGCGGATTTATTGGCAGTTTTATTGTTGAAGAGGCGTTAAGACGTGGATATGAAGTATGGGCCGGAATACGGAGTACCAGTAGCCGGGAGTATCTTCAGGACTCACGAATTAAATTCATTGATCTGAACTTCGGGAGCCGGGATAAGCTGATTGGTCAATTGCATGACTGCCGTAAGGAATTCGGCGGCTGGGATTATGTGGTACATAATATGGGGGCAACAAAGGTGGCTAAACCGGAGGATTTTGACCGGATCAATTTCCATTTTACTCAAAATCTGGTCGAGGGGTTGCGTATGGCTGGCATTCAACCTAAGAAATTCATTTACATGAGCAGTCTCAGTGTTTGCGGACCGTTTGATGAAGTGACGATGCAGCCGATACAGCCTGATTATTTGCCGCAGCCGAATACCGCTTATGGACTGAGTAAAAGAAAGGCAGAACAGTATCTGGAAAACCTTAAAGATTTTCCGTATGTCATTCTCCGTCCGACCGGCGTTTACGGCCCGAGGGAGAAAGATTATTTTCTGATGATCAAGACTATCAAAGCCGGATTTGATTTGGGTATGGGGCGTGTTCCACAGCTTCTTTCATTTATTTATGTCAAAGATTTGGCCCGTGTGGTGTTTCTTGCCATTGAAAGTCCGGTGACCGGCCGTTCCTATTTTATCTCAGATGGAAAATCTTATCTGGCCAGTGATTTCAGGGAGTTGGTGCAACGCTATTTGCCCAAAAAACGGGTCATTGCCGTTACATTGCCATTACATATAGTAAAAGTTGTATCTTTGTGTGCTCAGAAATGGGCCTCGCTTTTCGGAAAAGTCAGTACGCTGAATGCCGATAAGTACAAAATAATGAAGCAGCGCAATTGGCTTTGCGATATTTCCTCCCTTCAATCGGAGCTCGGCTTTGTACCCGAATACGATTTGTCAAAAGGACTGGAGGAATCCATACAATGGTATAAACAACAACACTGGCTCTGA
- a CDS encoding beta strand repeat-containing protein has product MRKIRLLLVAAAAFIGAMTALATTAPSYIVNEAFTGLTAYPTGWGTGTALYGGSAGATIASDKLTVSASAGGGNRGLTINHPSSGSETLVYVDFDWTITSATVGYRNALGLYLHDSNGYDILGLYLSGNDAKFHLQNLDNSTAAFLSGGNFNKAAADNTSCNTLNASTITTLSWSTGTTYNVKATLDISNHTVTYLKITNNSTSAFYETTGSLNFLNTSAANISKISIFNSRANNTGTNGSTVTFSNAIDNFKTYKMVEITGTANVTINYLDTDGNTIKTARTEADQVIGSTYPALSTDKASFNDGSFYYAYDATATTADNVVVASGGSAINLKFKKTALTAGTYTWTNASSANWNETEANFTTDGSNSLAYQNSNAVSFPATATQKSVSLTGALDLGSNNVNLAGDGYTLAGSGSLTGTGTLNLNLNTGETASLNLTNNLTGGVAINGGIAVILKDAAASKLTVANGATLNLSTGAAFSKAITGATGSLNILPTSNVTYSSAITGVDALNYALPSAGSVTTAGVFSSMPILNNNYSGAINVGTSLTAAMFGSTINFTSNKVALGDNVSMVYTTNPATDGSTTVSIGELTGTSASKIMGARLRTLTYSIGGLNTDAVFAGTFENFAADAWSNIPVLNITKVGTGSLTLTGNNSAYLSGTATVSAGRLIVNGSLGTTAVVATVGANGTLSGTGTINGATTVNGTLEGNLNFGSTLSLAGTTNLTVNGFNTGEYNVVNVTGAATTGGTLNVTVNAATAPEVGTAIKLINAGSYAGGFTTVNVPIGYAYTEATGTLTYNGTGVPTAINNGKAGAVSIYPTLTKGSINVTNAKAATIEVSNVAGVTVQIVKSTDDNTSLQLSALSNGAYIVKVSLANGSVKVQKVILQK; this is encoded by the coding sequence ATGAGAAAAATTAGACTTCTTTTGGTCGCTGCGGCGGCGTTTATTGGAGCAATGACCGCATTGGCCACTACTGCTCCGAGTTATATTGTAAATGAGGCTTTTACCGGCTTAACTGCTTATCCTACAGGGTGGGGTACAGGAACAGCTCTTTATGGTGGTTCTGCCGGAGCAACAATTGCCAGCGATAAATTAACTGTTTCCGCATCTGCTGGTGGTGGTAACCGAGGTCTTACAATAAATCATCCAAGTAGTGGTTCAGAAACACTTGTATATGTCGATTTCGATTGGACAATCACGTCTGCAACAGTTGGGTACAGAAATGCACTCGGCCTATACTTACATGACAGCAATGGTTATGACATTTTGGGATTGTATCTCTCTGGTAACGATGCTAAATTTCACCTTCAGAATTTAGATAATTCAACTGCTGCTTTTCTTAGTGGAGGAAACTTCAATAAAGCTGCTGCGGATAATACGTCATGTAACACATTAAATGCCTCAACAATAACCACATTATCTTGGTCTACAGGAACCACTTATAATGTCAAAGCGACATTAGACATTTCTAATCATACTGTCACCTATTTAAAAATCACAAATAATTCAACAAGCGCATTTTATGAAACTACTGGAAGTCTTAACTTTCTAAATACTAGTGCTGCCAATATCTCGAAAATAAGTATTTTTAATTCAAGAGCAAATAATACCGGTACCAATGGTAGTACTGTTACTTTTAGTAATGCTATTGACAATTTCAAAACCTATAAAATGGTGGAAATTACAGGAACTGCAAATGTTACAATCAACTATCTGGATACTGACGGTAATACTATTAAAACTGCCAGAACAGAGGCAGATCAAGTTATTGGTTCTACATATCCAGCACTCTCTACAGACAAAGCGTCCTTCAATGACGGTTCATTCTACTATGCTTATGATGCAACAGCAACAACAGCCGACAATGTAGTTGTTGCATCTGGAGGCTCTGCAATCAATCTGAAATTCAAAAAAACAGCCTTGACAGCCGGTACATATACCTGGACAAATGCCAGCAGTGCAAACTGGAACGAAACAGAAGCAAACTTCACAACAGACGGAAGCAATAGTCTTGCTTACCAAAACAGCAATGCGGTATCCTTCCCTGCTACTGCAACACAGAAAAGCGTATCTCTGACCGGAGCCTTAGATCTTGGCAGCAATAATGTAAATCTTGCAGGAGATGGTTATACTCTTGCAGGTTCAGGAAGTCTTACAGGTACAGGTACATTGAACCTGAATCTAAATACGGGCGAAACAGCTTCATTGAACTTAACAAATAATCTGACCGGCGGTGTTGCCATTAATGGAGGTATTGCTGTTATCCTTAAAGATGCAGCAGCGTCTAAACTTACTGTTGCAAACGGAGCAACATTAAATCTTAGCACAGGCGCAGCATTTAGCAAAGCTATTACCGGAGCAACCGGTTCTCTGAATATCCTGCCGACATCTAATGTTACTTATTCATCTGCCATTACAGGCGTTGATGCATTAAACTACGCATTGCCATCAGCCGGATCAGTAACTACCGCTGGGGTATTTTCTTCTATGCCGATTCTGAATAATAATTACAGCGGAGCGATTAACGTGGGCACTTCACTTACGGCTGCAATGTTTGGCTCAACCATTAATTTCACCAGCAACAAAGTCGCTTTAGGGGATAATGTATCAATGGTTTACACAACAAACCCTGCAACTGATGGCTCCACAACGGTCTCTATCGGTGAATTGACAGGAACTTCAGCATCAAAAATAATGGGTGCGCGTTTAAGAACTCTTACTTACTCGATCGGAGGTTTGAATACTGATGCTGTATTTGCTGGTACTTTTGAAAATTTTGCTGCTGATGCATGGAGTAATATACCAGTACTCAACATCACAAAAGTAGGAACTGGCTCTTTAACTCTGACAGGAAACAATTCTGCATATCTTTCAGGTACAGCCACTGTTAGCGCCGGTAGACTTATTGTAAATGGATCTTTAGGAACTACTGCTGTTGTTGCAACTGTAGGAGCTAACGGAACTCTTAGCGGTACCGGTACCATCAACGGTGCAACTACCGTAAACGGAACACTTGAAGGAAACCTTAACTTCGGAAGCACACTTTCACTTGCAGGAACAACCAATCTGACAGTGAATGGATTCAATACCGGTGAATACAACGTTGTTAATGTGACAGGTGCTGCAACTACCGGTGGAACACTGAACGTGACTGTAAATGCTGCGACTGCTCCGGAAGTAGGCACTGCAATCAAATTGATCAATGCAGGTTCTTACGCTGGTGGATTCACAACTGTAAATGTTCCTATCGGATACGCTTACACCGAAGCAACAGGAACTCTTACCTACAATGGAACTGGTGTCCCTACCGCCATCAACAATGGTAAAGCAGGTGCAGTAAGCATCTATCCTACCCTGACAAAAGGTAGCATTAATGTTACCAATGCAAAAGCTGCAACAATTGAAGTTAGCAACGTAGCTGGTGTTACTGTTCAGATCGTAAAATCAACTGACGACAACACTTCTCTTCAACTGTCGGCATTGTCAAATGGAGCTTACATCGTAAAAGTTAGTTTGGCTAACGGTTCAGTAAAAGTTCAAAAAGTGATTCTTCAGAAATAA
- a CDS encoding GH92 family glycosyl hydrolase → MRHTLLLATLLFSQITFAGNNKSPYLLPFVNTFVGTAAATTDNAGKHGKQTEEFGQTLPAVLAPNGMNFMTPQTRDTEQKCIAPYYYKDTLLQGFRNSHWIVGGCTQDYGSMTLMPMLDKMAFQPEQRASRFSHKDEISTPANYSVYLEDYHIQSEMSATTRCAIFRFTFHKAGMAYIAVNPNSDEREGSIQVNASKGIITGSNPVHRIYQGWGKPAGFAGHFLVKIERPVTTYGVFQENRILEQTTELANQPRLGGYVGFPVKAGETVIVRMASSFTDLKHAEMNLQAEIPTPDFDKIKSQLEETWNKTLSKVSVTNKDYAAKRKFYTAMYHALFLPRVMNDVDGVYPAFSKGNTLFTQKGRNYYDDYSMWDTYRALHPLMNIIRPEESADMMESLVDKYRQGGWFPIFPCWNSYTAAMIGDHCGAIIADAYVKGITNFDVQKAYEGLRKNAFESPTNFEDYKNGMGRRALSSYLKYGYVPLEDSVKEAFHKNEQVARTLEYAFDDYALSRLADKLGKSDDAATLGKRAMNYRNVIDPATGYARGRYANGSFIKEFNPFNFASYITEGYPAHYTWYVPQDIPGLMSLMGGEKIFRLKLDSMFTQNRYWHGNEPCHQVAFLFNYTQEVWRTQKYVNANLQSEYKDTPGGLSGNDDAGQMSAWYIFAALGFYPVTPATPYYLISGPTFERASIALPQGKSFTLIAKNHSPANIYIQSVTLNGKPYTKNYISHFDIVKGGEMVFVMGAKPSGWGVGMCPR, encoded by the coding sequence ATGAGACACACTTTGCTCCTCGCCACCCTCCTCTTTTCCCAAATCACATTTGCAGGAAACAATAAATCGCCATACCTGCTGCCATTTGTCAATACCTTTGTGGGAACGGCAGCCGCAACGACCGACAATGCCGGTAAGCATGGCAAGCAGACCGAAGAGTTTGGGCAGACCCTTCCGGCAGTACTCGCCCCCAACGGGATGAACTTCATGACGCCGCAAACCCGTGACACGGAACAGAAATGTATAGCCCCCTATTACTATAAAGATACACTGCTACAGGGCTTCCGCAACTCTCACTGGATAGTGGGCGGATGCACACAGGACTACGGCAGCATGACGCTGATGCCGATGCTCGATAAGATGGCTTTCCAGCCGGAACAACGGGCATCACGTTTCAGCCATAAAGATGAGATTTCGACTCCCGCCAATTATTCGGTTTACCTGGAAGATTACCATATTCAGAGCGAGATGAGCGCAACTACCCGCTGCGCTATCTTCCGCTTCACCTTTCACAAGGCGGGGATGGCCTACATTGCCGTCAATCCCAACAGCGACGAGAGGGAAGGCTCCATTCAGGTAAATGCTTCGAAAGGCATCATCACCGGTTCCAATCCGGTACATCGCATTTATCAGGGATGGGGAAAGCCGGCAGGATTTGCCGGTCATTTTTTAGTGAAAATAGAGCGACCGGTTACAACTTATGGTGTATTTCAGGAAAACAGGATTTTAGAGCAAACGACCGAACTAGCCAACCAGCCCCGCCTCGGTGGATATGTGGGCTTTCCGGTGAAGGCGGGCGAGACGGTTATCGTCCGCATGGCCTCCTCCTTCACCGACCTGAAACATGCGGAGATGAACCTGCAAGCGGAGATTCCGACTCCCGATTTCGATAAAATCAAATCACAACTGGAAGAGACTTGGAACAAAACATTATCCAAAGTCTCTGTTACCAATAAAGATTATGCCGCCAAACGCAAGTTTTACACGGCAATGTACCACGCGCTGTTCCTGCCGCGGGTGATGAACGATGTGGATGGGGTCTATCCCGCATTTTCCAAAGGCAATACTCTATTTACCCAAAAGGGAAGAAACTACTACGACGACTACAGCATGTGGGACACCTACCGTGCGCTTCATCCGCTGATGAACATCATTCGTCCGGAGGAGTCGGCCGATATGATGGAGTCGTTGGTGGACAAATACCGGCAGGGCGGCTGGTTCCCCATTTTTCCATGTTGGAACAGCTATACCGCGGCGATGATAGGCGACCACTGCGGCGCCATAATTGCCGATGCTTATGTGAAAGGGATTACCAATTTCGACGTACAAAAGGCGTATGAAGGATTACGAAAAAATGCCTTTGAGTCGCCCACCAATTTCGAAGATTACAAAAACGGCATGGGGCGCCGCGCCCTTTCCTCCTACCTCAAATACGGTTATGTGCCGTTGGAGGATTCGGTGAAAGAGGCATTTCACAAAAACGAACAGGTAGCGCGCACGCTCGAATATGCCTTTGACGACTATGCCTTGTCGCGATTGGCGGATAAGTTGGGCAAGTCAGACGATGCGGCCACGTTGGGCAAACGGGCGATGAACTACCGCAACGTGATAGACCCGGCCACCGGTTATGCGCGTGGTCGCTATGCCAACGGTTCATTTATCAAGGAATTTAATCCGTTTAACTTTGCCAGCTATATCACCGAAGGCTACCCGGCACACTACACCTGGTACGTGCCGCAGGATATCCCGGGACTGATGTCGCTGATGGGCGGTGAGAAAATCTTTCGCCTGAAGCTTGATTCGATGTTTACCCAAAACCGTTACTGGCACGGTAATGAGCCCTGCCATCAGGTGGCGTTTCTGTTCAATTATACCCAAGAAGTTTGGCGCACGCAGAAGTATGTCAACGCCAATCTGCAAAGCGAATACAAAGACACACCCGGTGGACTTTCGGGCAACGATGATGCGGGGCAGATGTCGGCCTGGTACATCTTTGCCGCATTGGGATTTTACCCTGTCACACCGGCCACGCCTTACTATCTGATTTCGGGGCCGACCTTCGAACGGGCTTCCATCGCCTTGCCGCAGGGGAAATCATTTACTCTGATTGCCAAGAATCATTCGCCCGCCAACATCTACATCCAATCGGTCACCCTCAACGGGAAGCCTTACACGAAAAACTATATCTCCCATTTTGATATCGTAAAAGGCGGGGAAATGGTCTTCGTGATGGGGGCTAAACCGTCCGGTTGGGGCGTGGGGATGTGTCCGAGGTAG